From the Desulfovibrio sp. X2 genome, one window contains:
- a CDS encoding LysR family transcriptional regulator, with protein sequence MELYQLRSFLAVADEGGLARAADRLHLSQSALSTQIRALEEEFGVPLFARTPRGMLLTAQGRALLPRAREAVRAAQEVLFEAQRMAGGLVGDISVGIPTDPDFLRVAAVESLLSGAHPGLRARIMTMMSMRLPQALREGELDAGFLFCAEPPAGLDILPLGETSMVVACPSAMAERVAEADFAALAELPWIWAESGCPYYAAGRARFAELGVRPHAVAASDSEEVIQSFVSGGRGLAFLRADRARALEAEGRIAIWDREPLGTRLFLGCLAERRAEPALCALFEAAAAVWAAPGAAEDAALASAPGTP encoded by the coding sequence GTGGAGCTCTATCAACTGAGATCGTTCCTGGCCGTGGCCGACGAGGGCGGGCTGGCCCGCGCGGCCGACCGCCTGCACCTGAGCCAGTCCGCGCTCTCCACGCAGATCCGCGCCCTGGAGGAGGAGTTCGGCGTGCCGCTCTTCGCGCGCACGCCGCGCGGCATGCTGCTCACGGCGCAGGGCAGGGCGCTCCTGCCCCGTGCGCGCGAGGCCGTGCGCGCCGCGCAGGAGGTGCTGTTCGAGGCGCAGCGCATGGCCGGAGGGCTCGTCGGCGACATCTCCGTGGGCATCCCCACGGACCCGGACTTCCTGCGCGTGGCCGCCGTGGAGTCGCTGCTCAGCGGCGCCCATCCCGGGCTGCGCGCGCGGATCATGACCATGATGTCCATGCGCCTGCCCCAGGCCCTGCGCGAGGGCGAGCTGGACGCGGGCTTCCTCTTCTGCGCCGAGCCGCCCGCCGGGCTCGACATCCTTCCGCTCGGCGAGACGAGCATGGTGGTGGCCTGCCCGTCCGCCATGGCGGAGCGTGTGGCGGAGGCGGACTTCGCCGCCCTGGCCGAGCTGCCCTGGATCTGGGCCGAGTCCGGCTGTCCGTACTACGCCGCGGGCCGGGCGCGCTTCGCCGAGCTCGGGGTCAGGCCGCACGCCGTGGCCGCCTCGGACAGCGAGGAGGTCATCCAGAGCTTCGTCTCGGGCGGTCGCGGGCTCGCCTTCCTGCGCGCGGACAGGGCCAGGGCGCTCGAGGCCGAGGGCCGGATCGCCATCTGGGACCGTGAGCCCCTGGGCACGCGGCTGTTCCTCGGCTGCCTCGCGGAGCGTCGCGCCGAGCCCGCGCTCTGCGCCCTGTTCGAGGCCGCGGCCGCGGTCTGGGCCGCTCCGGGCGCGGCCGAGGACGCGGCGCTTGCCTCGGCCCCGGGGACGCCGTAA
- a CDS encoding radical SAM protein, translated as MPMPLTIRSLASGGIITTYRCGSRCAHCLYDCGPHRRHAFIEPDEAARAARTARSLGCSSLHVGGGEPFLNPENLREVLRALRGEGVRLEYVETGACWAGREDAAADLLAELRAAGLHSLLVSISPFHNEHVDFSRTRAVLSACERSGVRALPWGAQFYGEIEALGEGRHSLAEYGARYGADYLRAVPERFWVHMGGRALATYRPYMEHRPADEAAAASGPCTALADVSHFHFDLWGNYVPGLCAGLALRREDVGRPLERERYPLLWLLWDEGVRGLLRAARERGFAPEAEGYVSACDLCTACRRFLYAAGDFRELAPSGFYRSQGQGPGPSSGPLQSQAPYPLDSACEVQ; from the coding sequence ATGCCGATGCCGCTGACCATCCGCAGCCTGGCCTCCGGGGGCATCATCACCACCTATCGCTGCGGCTCGCGCTGCGCCCACTGCCTGTACGACTGCGGGCCGCACCGCCGCCATGCCTTCATCGAGCCGGACGAGGCCGCCCGGGCCGCGCGCACGGCCAGGAGCCTCGGGTGTTCGAGCCTGCACGTGGGCGGGGGCGAGCCCTTCCTGAACCCGGAGAACCTGCGCGAGGTCCTGCGCGCGCTGCGCGGGGAGGGGGTGCGGCTCGAGTACGTGGAGACCGGGGCCTGCTGGGCCGGGCGCGAGGACGCGGCCGCGGACCTGCTGGCCGAACTTCGGGCCGCGGGGCTGCACAGCCTGCTCGTGAGCATCAGCCCGTTCCACAACGAGCACGTGGATTTTTCCCGCACCCGCGCGGTGCTTTCCGCCTGCGAGCGCAGCGGCGTGCGCGCGCTGCCCTGGGGCGCGCAGTTCTACGGCGAGATCGAGGCCCTGGGCGAGGGGCGCCACAGCCTCGCCGAATACGGGGCGCGCTACGGGGCCGACTATCTGCGCGCCGTCCCGGAGCGCTTCTGGGTGCACATGGGCGGGCGGGCGCTGGCGACGTACCGGCCGTACATGGAACACCGCCCGGCCGACGAGGCGGCGGCCGCGTCCGGCCCCTGCACGGCCCTGGCCGACGTGAGCCACTTCCACTTCGACCTCTGGGGCAACTACGTGCCCGGCCTGTGCGCGGGTCTCGCCCTGCGGCGCGAGGACGTGGGCAGGCCGCTCGAGCGCGAGCGCTACCCGCTGCTCTGGCTGCTCTGGGACGAGGGCGTGCGCGGGCTTTTGCGCGCGGCGCGCGAGCGCGGCTTCGCGCCCGAGGCGGAGGGCTACGTCTCGGCCTGCGACCTGTGCACCGCCTGCCGCCGCTTCCTCTACGCCGCGGGCGACTTCCGCGAGCTCGCGCCGTCGGGGTTCTACCGCAGCCAGGGGCAAGGGCCCGGCCCTTCGTCCGGGCCCCTGCAATCCCAGGCCCCGTACCCGCTTGACTCTGCCTGCGAAGTCCAGTAA